A segment of the Nostoc sp. TCL26-01 genome:
GGGGAGTCTGCCTTGATTTCTGAAAATTACGTAGGGTGTGTTGTCACGCAGTGCAACGCACCAAATTCAGGGTTGCGGTGCGTTAGACTGAAGTCTTGAAGAAGAATTCAGAAGTCAGAAATTACGCACCCTACAAATACTTAATTTTATTCAAAAATCAAATCAGATTTGATTCCTATATACAGGATTTTCACTAATAAAATAATAAGAAAAAGTTATCACCATATTACTAAGAAATAGAATATTTCTAAATGAAAAATATTCATTTTGCCTGCAAAAATATGTATTCTCAAATACATCAGCATTAAAGAACTATTAATTCTTCTATCTAGTGGGATATTTCCTGGTGTGACAGTAGATAGTTAGAAGAAAAAGTCCGCATATCAGCTAGATTGAATCAATAGTTTTTTCAGATCAAGGAGAGGTTTTTATGGTGCTAGACTCACAGATTGAAGCAAGTTCCCATGAGTTTCCTAAGCAGCTAGATATTGCTAAGGTTGCTGTTTATGGATTAAGCATTTTATCAGCAGGAATGTTTATGTTCTTGCCCTTTTTTAATCTCTTACATCCTAGTCCTTGGCAGCGATGGCTTGGAACAATTCATGGCTTTGGTGCATTGTTAGCCACAGTTGTCGCTGTGTACACGGGGCATTTAGCTTTTCCTTTATTGAGAGGAGTTAGTAAAATTTTGCCCCAGATGCGTACCCTGACATTTTGGTCAACTATTATCACTTTTTTAGGGATAGCTACAGGTAATTTGGCATATATGCGTTACCGTGCTGGCATGGAATTTGGAGGTGCAAGGGCATGGCTAAAGGAAAATTCACCATTAGGACAATATGTTCTCATGGAGTATCACGAATTTAGTGTTTTGTTTACTTTGCCTTTAGGAGTAGCTTGTACTTGGATTTTATGGAAGTACGGTGATGCAATTTTAGAGAAGCAAAACCGTCCAGTTTTAACAGCTACTTGTGTAGCTTTAATGGCAATGATGTTTTTTGCAATGGGTGGATTAGTCACAGGTTTAGGTGTGGCCAAAATCCACGCTTTGTAAGCAAATATTTGAGGATAGTGTAATGGTGAGACAAATTTCTGAACCTATTTATAGTCGATTTTGGAATTATTTGAAGAGGTTTCCGCGAACTTTAGCGGAGGGTTCACAAAATCCACCTCATAGTTCTGGGTTAGCGGCAGCAGCATTAATTAGTGCGGGGATTGGCTGTTTCACAATGATGGTAATTCATCACTTATCAGACACATCTAAAGCTAGAGAAAAAATGATTTGGGAGTTGGGGAAATGGATACCAGGAAGTGATAACCCTAGCAAGTTATGGGGCAATATTGGCAGTTATACAGGTAAGGAAACAATGTTGTTGCTGGGTTGGCTAATTAGTTGGGCGATTTTATCTATGCTTTGGCACAACAAACAGATTAAATCGAGAACCATCTTTTTTTGGATGTCTGTGTTAATTATTGCGGCTACGGCAATGAGTTGGCATCCCTTATTTCCCTATCTGCCGTTGAGTTAACTAGAAAGAGTGGAGAACGAGAATTATGGAATTAGAAAAGAGATACATATCAAGCAAACAACTGCATAAATATGTCTGGATGTTGGTGGGAGTTTTTGCACTCATGGCTATGACATTCCCGACAGCGATGATGCGCGTTAGTCAAAAAGAAAAATTTCACGGTTATCATGTGAAATCTTTGCCAATTGACGGTAAGTTTGCTGTGTCTGAAAAGTAAAGACTCCCTGTCGTCTTAAGGTTTTAGACAAACACGGAGTCTAGTTGGTTTTTTGTGTTTTTGTGTTTTGATTCCCAGGTTAATACCTGGGAATTGCCAAAACTAGGCTATTGCCTAATCTAAATTATAAATCTCAGAGTTTTCTAAGTTACTCAGTAAGTTCAAAAATATCGTTAAATTTAACTGGAAGTTGTGGGAATTAGTTGATAAATTCTATCATTTATGATAAATCATCATAATATCTATTGCAAAAATATATCAAGTTTCCTGCTTGGCAATAGCTGAAAAATTAGCAATTTTTAGCTTTTAATTCCCTTTAGGCGCAAAAATGATGAAATCTCGTTACATCTGTTTGGCTGTGGCTGCTTGTGTCATTGTTTCTCTCAGTTCCTGCACTGGTGGAACACCAACAGCAGAAAATTCGCCACCAGCTACTGTCAACTCTACAACTCAGACAACCGAGGCTGTGAATCATAGTAGTCATGGTAGTAAAGCCAAAATTAATATCAATGATGCTATCTTGTCGGAGTTGGATAAGTTTGAAGCCAAATTAGGTGTACCAGCTTTATCAAACAAAATTCAAGCTAATCGCCCTTACGGTAGCCCAGAAGATTTAGTCACTAAGAAGGTAATCACTCAAGAGCAGTTTGACCAGATTAAAGACATGGTAACTGTGCAAGAGGTGGTGTTAACGGGTGAGGCTAAGGACGTTGACTATATGACCAAAATGGGGTTAATGAAAGGTCATATGTTAGTTGCAAAAGAACTGCTTGATCAAAATCAGCCAAAACAAGCCGAACCCCATATAGGACACCCGGTAGAAGAGATTTATGTGGATGTCGAAGAACAACTTAATGAACGTAAAGTTAAGGAATTTAAGACTACTTTGGTGAGTTTGCAAGATTTGGTCAAATCTCAGCCCAAAGATGCGAAAGTCAAGACTAATTTTACTGCTTCCGTGCAGGCAATTGATGGTGCGATCGCTGCCTTACCAGAAGCCCAACGTACCAAACCGGGATTTATCTTGCAAGTGGTTAACGGCTTGTTGGATGCAGCTAACTCCGAGTATGGAGCAGCGATCGCTAATGGTAAAATAGCTGCGGCAATTGAATATCAGGACTCTCGTGGTTTTGTCGTCTACACCAACGAATTGTATCAAGGGATTGCGGCACAGGTAGCCCAAGCGAATCCAGAAGCCCACAAAGCTATTGAAACTAGTCTAGCTGAACTCATCAAAGTCTGGCCAGCCGCTATCCCACCAGCAAAACCTGTGAAAACACCTGATGAAGTCACCAAGTTAGTCAAAACTATTGAGCTAAACTCGCAAAAGGTGATTGATCAATCCAGCACACAAGCACAAAAATAGATTAATAACTCGGTGGGAGTGATAAACTAACAAGTTTAAAATGAATGAGCAATGAGGCTATTGTTAAAAGTTAAAAGTGAACATTATCTTAGCTTTTAACACCTGTAATCTCTTACTCATGACGACGCTCCATTTCTCAATTGTAATTAACAACTAATGCAAGAGCTTGACCACAAAAAAACGATAGACATTCTCAACGCCATCATGGAGTTTGAACTCGCCGGGGTAGTGCGCTACACACATTATTCCCTGATGGTGACTGGCCCTAACCGTATTCCCATTGTGGCTTTTTTCAAAGCCCAAGCCAGTGAATCTCTACTCCATGCTCAACAAGTAGGAGAAATCCTGACAGGTTTAGATGGACATCCTACCCTAAGAATCACACCAATGGAGGAAACTTATAAGCATTCTGTCAAGGATATTTTGGCAGAAAGCTTGTCTCATGAAAAGAAAGCATTGGAAATGTATAAAACTTTGTTAGATACTGTAACCAATGCCAGTATTTATCTTGAAGAATTCGCTCGGAGCATGATTGGACAAGAAGAACTACACAATCTTGAACTGAAAAAAATGCTGCGCGATTTCAGTTAATAGTCAATAGTCAATAGTCAATAGTCAGAGCTTTAATTCTAGACTGTTGATAATACCTTCGCTAAATATACAAAGTTGGGTTAAGGCAAGAACCCAAGCTACCAAAAAATGGCGAAGGTATTGGTTGACTAATGACCAATAACCAATGACTAATGACTAATGACCAATGACCAATGACCAATGACTAAAAACCATGAACTTTAGTACTGCTCTACCTACTTTTGTTATTACACTCCGAGAAGGAGTAGAAGCTGCTTTAGTGGTGGGAATTGTGTTGGCTTTATTAAAAAAAGCTAAACAATCCCGCCTCAACTCTTGGGTATATGCTGGTGTCGGCGTGGGAATTATCGTCAGCGCTTTGATTGGCGTGCTGTTTAGTTGGATAATTAAAGTTGTGGGTGCAGCCAATCCCCAGTACACAACCACAGTAGAGCCGATGCTAGAAGGCATATTTAGTGTACTAGCGATCGCTATGCTCAGTTGGATGTTAATTTGGATGACTCAGCAAGCCAAATTCATGAAAGCGCAAGTAGAAGGCGCTGTTACTGAAGCATTATCACAAAATGTTCGTGCTGGTTGGGGTGTTTTTAGTTTAGTTTTGGTGGCTGTTCTGCGTGAAGGCTTTGAGACGGTTTTATTCATCGCCGCCAATTTCCAACAGGGATTTGTCCCCACCATAGGCGCGCTTGGAGGGTTGGCAACTGCCGTGGCGATCGGTGTACTCTTATTTAAGTTGGGAGTAAAAATTAATATCCGCCAATTCTTTCAAGTCATGGGGGTTTTCTTAGTACTCATCGTTGCGGGTTTAGTTGTTTCTACTTTGACACATTTTGATGATGCGATCGCTAATTTAGCTCTGAGTAGTCGTGCTTCTGAAAGTCTTTGTTTCTATTACGAACGTTTCACAAAAATTCACTCTTGCATCTTGGGTCCGCTAGTCTGGAATACTCAGAAAATATTGCCAGATGAACAGTTTCCTGGTATTGTTCTCAAATCTTTATTTGGCTATAGAGAACATCTCTATCTCATCCAAGCATTAGGATATCTGATATTTTTACTCACCGTTGGTGGTTTATATTTCCGCAGTTTAAATAGTGGGGCCATGAAATCTAGTAAAAATTTATCAGTTGCTAAACGATGAATTAGTACTGCGAAAGATTAGATAAAATCATCAAATTTTTGAGGCAAAAAACTTAATCCTGGAAATCATTATTAATCCATTCACGTCCTGCTTTTTCAGCTGCTTGGGCGGTAAAATATATTTTGCTTTGTCCAAAGACACTACCACCCAAACTCAGCAACCGAAATTGCCAGCAGTCAGATTCTGTGTAGAAAACCAATAAAGTCAACCCTCGGATACCAACGAGTAGGTGAATTTTAATTTGGTTGTCTGTCATCACTCAATCTGCCATGCCTCGTGAGCAATTTGGCTACTTATTATGACAAACATAGACGCATTATGGCGACTGTACCAGCGATGGTAGATATTTTACATTCCTATTTGATGAGCGAGAATAGAATACCATGATCGACTCATGGCTATCCGCACAGACGGAGATTGGAAAGGGTGGCTAAAATTTTTCCGGCGAGGAATTTATTCTCCGTGAAAAATGACCGTTGACTCTCCTAGCAACTGAGATTTGATCTCGTTTGCATCTAAATCACGACCGATGAAGACTAAGCGGGTTTGTCTTGCTTCTGCTGGTTGCCAAAGGCGATCATAAAATTGATCAAATCGGGTTCCTACACCTTGCATAACTAGACGCATCGGTTTATTTGGTACAGAAACAAAGCCTTTAATTCTGTAAATTTCTTGTTGGTTGGCGATCGCTTGCAACTTTTGTTGTAATTGTTCTGGGTCGAAGGCCTGGTCTAAAATCAGATGGGTAGAAATAATATCTTCATCGTGATCGTGGTCTTCTTCTGTGTCGTGATGGCTGGGACGACTATCTAAATTATCTTCAACGGCAGCTTGTAATCCTAATAATATAGATGGATCGAGTTGACCGCGATCGCTCTCGACAATTTTCACCACTCTGGGCAATTCTTGCTTGACTAATTCTTCAACTTGTGATTTCGTTTTCTCGTCTATCAAATCAGTTTTACTCAACACCACCAAATCGGCACAAGCTAGTTGATCTTCAAACAATTCTTGTAATGGTGTTTCATGTTCTAGACTATCATCAGCTTGGCGTTGGGAAGCGATCGCCTCTAAATCACTGGCAAATGTCCCCGATGCAACAGCCGCACAATCTACCACTGTCACCACTGCATCTACTGTGGCAGCATTGCGAATTTCTTGCCAACGAAAAGCCTTGACCAATGGTTTGGGTAAAGCTAAACCAGAAGTTTCAATGACAATACAGTCAATGCGATCGCGCCGTTTGAGTAGCTGTTGCATCGTCGGGTAAAACTCCTCTTGGACGGTACAGCATAAACAGCCGTTAGTCAGTTCAAAAATATTACTCCCCTCAGTTTCATCCTCTGGGCAAACTTGGCAGGATTTCAACAACTCGCCATCAATACCCAGTTCGCCAAATTCGTTGACTAACACAGCAATGCGACGACCTTGGTTGTTTTGCAAGAGATGGCGAATTAGGCTAGTTTTACCACTACCTAAAAAGCCGGTAATTACTGTAACAGGAATCTTGGTTGCCATTATTTGATCAGTATTTAATACAGCAGCGATAAATTAAGCCTCTTTGCATTTTGCCTGATCTCTCGGTAGATTGAAAGCTAACTTTTCCCCGTTAATTACTTGGACACAATTAATTACACGTGAGTTCGACGACTGGAAAAACCCCTCTCCAAACCTCTCACGCCAGTTTGCTCAAGTCGGGAAACCCGCCCACGCAACTGGCTCCCCTGCAAGGAGAGAGGCTTTAAAAGCTTAATTTTTCGTTGATACGTGATGCTCTTTGCTCCCCTCTCCGCGTCGGAGAGGGGCTGGGGGTGAGGTCAAAATCTTGTGCATCGAACTCACGTTAATTACACAGATTCTCTACCTATTGCCTATTGCCTATTGCCTATTGCCTGTTCCCTTGACAGACAAAGCAAGGTAAAATATGACAGTTGTATTCTGCCGCGAACGTTGATTGAGCGTTATACTTTGCCCGAAATGGGCAACCTGTGGACTGAGGCTTATAAGTTCAAAACCTGGCTCCAGGTAGAAATTGCAGTTTGTGAAGCCCAAGCGGAACTGGGTTATATTCCCTCTGATGCTGTTGAGGAAATTAAAGCTAAAGCAGATTTTGATCCGCAGCGAGTCTTAGAGATAGAAGCGGAAGTCCGCCACGATGTCATTGCCTTTTTGACCAATGTCAATGAGTATGTAGGTGATGCTGGACGTTATATTCACCTGGGCTTGACTAGTTCGGATGTCCTTGATACAGCGTTGGCACTACAATTAGTTGCTAGTTTGGATGTCTTGGCGCAACGCCTGGAAGATTTGATTCAGGTAATTCGCCAGAAGGCACGAGAACACCGTTATACAGTAATGATTGGGCGATCGCACGGTATTCACGCCGAACCAATCACTTTTGGCTTTAAACTGGCTGGTTGGTTGGCAGAAGTACTAAGACACCAACAACGGCTGCAAATTCTCCGGGAAACTATTGCTGTCGGCAAGATTTCTGGGGCTGTGGGAACCTATGCTAATATTGAACCCCGCGTTGAAGCGATCGCTTGTGCAAAACTCGGACTTAAACCCGATACAGCTTCTACACAAGTGATTTCCCGCGATATCCATGCTGATTTTGTCCAACAATTAGCCCTCATCGCCGCTTCTATTGAACGCTTTGCTGTGGAAATTCGCAATCTCCAAAAAACAGACGTTCTGGAAGTTGAGGAATTTTTCTCTAAGGGGCAAAAAGGCTCTAGTGCCATGCCTCACAAGCGTAACCCCATCCGTTCCGAACGGCTGACAGGTATGGCGCGACTAATTAGAAGTCACGCTGGTGCGGCCTTAGAAGATGTGGCTTTGTGGCATGAACGAGATATTTCTCACAGTTCTGTGGAACGGGTGGTTTTACCAGATGCTTGTATTTTGACGCATTTTATGCTAAAGGAAGTCACGGATTTGGTGAAAAACCTGTTAGTCTATCCCGAAAATATGGCGCGAAACCTCAACTGTTATGGTGGGGTTGTGTTTAGTCAGAAAGTGCTACTAGCCTTGATAGACAAAGGATTGAACCGCGAAGAAGCTTATGCGATCGTTCAACAAAATGCCCATGCGGCGTGGAACAAACCAGAAGGTAACTTCCATGACTTGATTAGTCAAGATGCCCGTGTGACTCAAAAGCTATCACCAGCAGAACTTGCCGTGTGTTTTGACCCTCAACAGCATCTCAAACATTTAGAGCAAATTTATCACCGTTTAGACATTTAATCTTTGTGTCAATTCCTGTAGAGACGTTGCATTGCAACGTCTCTACACAATCATTTCCTCATTACGCTGCTTTTTGCCAAGATAATATGCCAACTGTCCTTCAATTAGATACGATTGATGCTAGATAATGGGAAAGCTTTGACATTCACTAGCCAATCTAGCCCGGAAGAACAGATTAACAATTATGCGAACTCACTATTGCGGCGAACTCCGAAAAGAGAATATTGGAGAAACTGTTACCTTATATGGATGGGTAGACCGTCGCCGCGATCATGGGGGCGTGATATTCTTAGATTTGCGCGATCGCTCTGGCACTGTCCAAATTGTCAGCGATCCTCAACGCACCCCAAATTCTTACGAGCAAGCTAATGCTCTGCGTAATGAATACGTCGTCGAAATTACTGGTAGGGTAACACAACGTCCAGAAGAATCTCTGAATACGCGCATCCCCACAGGCGAGATAGAAATCTATGCCGATAAAATTGCTTTGCTGAACGGTGTCCGCAAACAGTTACCGTTCCAAGTGTCCAGTGCCGATACGGAGTCAGTGCGGGAAGACTTGCGGCTAAAATATCGTTACCTGGACTTGCGACGCGATCGCATGGCGCGTAATATGCAGCTACGTCATCAAGTCGTCAAATCAATGCGGCGCTACTTGGAGGATGTAGAAGGTTTTATGGAAATTGAAACCCCCATCCTGACTCGTTCTACCCCAGAAGGCGCACGGGACTATGTTTTACCCAGTCGCGTCAACCCTGGTGAGTGGTTTGCCTTACCCCAATCTCCCCAGTTATTTAAACAGATACTCATGGTATCGGGGATGGATAGATACTACCAAATTGCTCGCTGCTTTCGTGACGAAGATTTACGCGCTGACAGACAACCAGAATTTACGCAGTTGGACATGGAAATGAGTTTCATGTCTCAAGAAGAAATTATCGAACTGAACGAAAAGTTAGTTTGTCATATCTTCAAAACTGTGAAGGGAATTGAGTTACATCGTCCATTCCCCCGTCTTACCTATGCCGAAGGGATGGAACGGTATGGTAGCGATAAACCAGATACTCGTTATGGGTTGGAATTGGTTAACGTTTCCGACGTGATGAAAGACTCTGGTTTTAAAGTCTTTCGGGAGGCTGTAGCTAATGGGGGGATTGTGAAAATTCTGCCCATTCCCAACGGTAATGAACAAATTTCTAATGTTCGCATCAAGCCAGGTGGTGATTTATTTAAAGAAGCTAGCGAAGCTGGTGCGAAAGGTTTAGCTTTCATCCGGGTGCGAGAGGATGGAGAAATTGACACCATCGGAGCGATTAAAGATAACTTGACAGATGCCCAAAAGCAAGAAATCTTGCAGCGCACAGATGCCAAACCAGGACATTTGTTATTGTTTGGGGCTGGTGATGCGGTGACTGTGAATAAAACTTTAGATAGATTACGACAGGCGATCGCTAAAGAGTTTGGTTTAATTGATCCAGATAAAATTAACTTACTCTGGATTGTGGATTTCCCCATGTTTGAGTGGAATGCTGACGAAAAGCGGCTAGAAGCACTCCACCATCCCTTCACCGCACCACACCCAGATGATTTGCATGACTTAAAAACTGCCCGCGCCCAAGCCTACGACTTAGTATTCAACGGCTTTGAAGTTGGTGGTGGTAGTCTGCGGATTTATCAACGGGACATTCAAGAACAGGTGTTTGAAAACATCGGTTTATCTCCGGAAGAAGCACAAAATAAATTTGGCTTTTTACTAGAAGCGTTTGAATATGGTACACCGCCTCATGGTGGCATTGCCTACGGTGTAGATCGTTTGGTAATGTTACTAGCTGAGGAAGAATCTATTCGAGATGTCATCGCTTTTCCGAAGACACAACAAGCACGTTGTCTATTAACAGATGCACCTTCTAGTGTAGATGTCAAGCAGTTGAAAGAATTACAGGTGACTTCGACTTACAAACCCAAGCCATCTTAACAAAGTCGCAATGGACTAACGTCCTGCTACGCTGTTTTCATGCCCAAAGGGCTATACGCCAATGAGGGTGTTGTCACGGGAATCTTACCCTGCCACAACACTCATCACTTTTAGGTGAAAATCCCACCCCTTATGGGCGGCTTGGTTCTTTCTGTTCCCCATTTCCTGTAACCTGTAACCTGTAACCTATTCCCTAGATTATGGAAGCAAGCTTTTTGAGTGCGGTTGTTTTACCTATAGCCTTGGCTATCATTATGCTAGGAATGGGTTTATCTCTTGTACCAGAAGATTTCCAACGTGTCAAAAAGTATCCCAAAGCTGTCTCAATTGGCTTGATCAGTCAGTTAGTTTTTTTACCTATGATTGGTTTTGTCATTGCTAAAGTTGTACCTATGCAACCTGCGATCGCTATGGGGTTAATGATCGTCGCACTGTGTCCAGGTGGGGTATCTTCAAATATAATTACATTCCTTGCTAAAGGTGATGTTGCACTCTCAGTCACGCTAACAGCTTTTAGCAGTGTGATTACAGTATTTACTATTCCGGTGTTGGGAAACCTAGCATACCAGCACTTCATTGGACAAACTGCGGCGATCGCTCTACCCATTGGTGCTACAATAGTGCAAATTTTTCTGATGACGCTTCTGCCTATAGGGTTAGGAATGGGGGTGCGGCAGATATTTCCAGAAATGGCCCGTCGTCTGGAAAAAGTGACTAGCAGCCTAGCAGTTGCTTTACTAGCAGCAATTATTCTCGTGCTGATTATTCGTGAGTGGAACCGTATCCCTGGCTTTATTCTCCAAGTTGGAGTTGGCGTGGTGCTGTTGAATACTATCTCAATGTTGGTGGGGTTTTATGTGAGCAAGTTATTTAACCTCAATTCTCCCCAGCAAATCTGCATTGCGATTGAGGTGGGGATTCAAAATGGCACACTAGCGATCGCAATTACCGCCGGATTACTCAACAATCCTGAGATGGCAATACCAGCCGCAATTTACAGTTTATTTATGAATGTGACAGGATTGATTGCTATTAGCTACGGGAGAAAGTTGGCTGCTACCAAATCGCTTCAGCAACCTTTAGAGAGTAAGGTTTAGCATGAGGAGAAAGCTTATTCAGAGGACTTTTGCCATCAATTTCTTAGAGGACGTTGGAAAAGTCTGTTTCTTTGTCATGTTGAATGCAGCGTAGCGGAATGAAACATCTCGGTATGTGCCACAAAACCTAGATTCTTCCTTGCGCTCCGCTCCAGTCAGAATGACATTTTTATACCTACTGAAACTTTTCCAACACCCTCTTAGAGGATCATAGGACTTATACCAATTTCCTTTAAATGTGAATGGTAGAGACGTTGCAATGCAACGTCTCTACATAATTTATGCGATTGACTTGAATAGCACTCCCTAGCTCAATTTAGTGCTGGTTCTGCTAACACCTTCTCAGTTTTCTGCTTGAGGACAGTTGGTAATTCACTGGTTAACGGCTCACCTTCAACTATTTGCGAACGGAAACCATCAGGCCCAACTGGAACATCGCCAGTGATGGTGGTGCGATAGAGTACGCGCTCAACTTCTATATGATCTAAATCCTGGGGAGCTAAATGTGAGGTGGCGCGGTTATCCCAGAATGCGATATCACCATTGTGCCAACGGAAACGGGTAGTATAGGCTGGCTTAGTGATTTGGTTGAAGAACAACTCTAGCAGCAGCTCGCTTTCTTGTGGTGACACATCCAGAATGTGAGATGTGAAACCAGGATTGACAAACAATGCACGTTCACCTGTTTCTGGATGAACCCGCACGACTGGGTGAATTGACACCAGTGGGTTAGCAGCAATTCGTTGAGCGAGTTTGCTATTACTGGGAATTCGTAAACGAGCATTGAACCGATGTTCTGCTTTTAATTCATCTGCTAGTTTCCGTAGAGGTTCTGATAGACCCTCATAGGCTGCAACTAGATTAGTCCACTGTGTATCACCACCAATGCTGGGGACATTCACCGCCCGCAAAATAGACCCCGCCGGTGGGTTAACAACTGCTGTCACATCAGTATGCCAACGGCTTTCGTAGCTGGAACGGCGCAAACCATTACGGCGTTCGTAGCGACTGCGGTCAATTGGTAGTATTTGTGCAAAGCCTTCGATTGGCTCATCTTCGTGGGGATGTGCATAGGTTACTTCACCAAAACGAGATGTGAACGCAATCTGGGCAGCATGGTCAATATTCTGACCACGAAAGAAAATGACTTTCCACTTTAACCATGCTTGACGAATTTCCGCAACTGCTTCATCGTGCAGAGGACGTGACAAGTCTATGCCACTGATCTCTGCACCGATGAAACCAGCTACGGGTTTGACTTCAATATGCTTGTTGCTCATATAAATCTCCAGGATTTTACTCCATATATGCTGTGTTGGCACTCGTTCACTTCCTGGGTGTGGCAGTTAAATACCAGCAATATCTCGGAGGAAGCGATCAAGCCATAAGTATTATACGGTAAATTGATAGGATTACCGTATTTTGTTTTGTAAATATCCCTAAATAAACCAAAAATAACCTCGATTTGTGCAAAAAATCGAGGTTCGGAGGCTTTTAATATGGGCAAATTGCCTTTAAATTTAGTCAGGAATTGGCTGTGAGGAAATTTAGGGGTGTAAGGTGAGAAGGTATCATAAGTAATAGAGCATAATTGAGAGAGTGGGGCAATGAAATCAGGATTTATTCAACCTCTAAGCTGTATAACACTGAGTATCATCACAACGATGAGTGTATTGCCTCCAGCCACAGCCCAGGAACAGTCGCCAGAAAAACTCGCCTGTCAGGAAACTTTAAGCAACACCGAAAAACAACCGCGACAAAAACAATTACAAAAACAGGCACAATTTGCAGATCCGCAACAAGAGCGATCGCAATTAATCCAACAAGCCAATGAGCTATACTTTCAAGGTAACTTCCCCGGTGCAGAAGCTA
Coding sequences within it:
- a CDS encoding helix-hairpin-helix domain-containing protein; its protein translation is MMKSRYICLAVAACVIVSLSSCTGGTPTAENSPPATVNSTTQTTEAVNHSSHGSKAKININDAILSELDKFEAKLGVPALSNKIQANRPYGSPEDLVTKKVITQEQFDQIKDMVTVQEVVLTGEAKDVDYMTKMGLMKGHMLVAKELLDQNQPKQAEPHIGHPVEEIYVDVEEQLNERKVKEFKTTLVSLQDLVKSQPKDAKVKTNFTASVQAIDGAIAALPEAQRTKPGFILQVVNGLLDAANSEYGAAIANGKIAAAIEYQDSRGFVVYTNELYQGIAAQVAQANPEAHKAIETSLAELIKVWPAAIPPAKPVKTPDEVTKLVKTIELNSQKVIDQSSTQAQK
- a CDS encoding bacterioferritin — translated: MQELDHKKTIDILNAIMEFELAGVVRYTHYSLMVTGPNRIPIVAFFKAQASESLLHAQQVGEILTGLDGHPTLRITPMEETYKHSVKDILAESLSHEKKALEMYKTLLDTVTNASIYLEEFARSMIGQEELHNLELKKMLRDFS
- a CDS encoding FTR1 family protein gives rise to the protein MNFSTALPTFVITLREGVEAALVVGIVLALLKKAKQSRLNSWVYAGVGVGIIVSALIGVLFSWIIKVVGAANPQYTTTVEPMLEGIFSVLAIAMLSWMLIWMTQQAKFMKAQVEGAVTEALSQNVRAGWGVFSLVLVAVLREGFETVLFIAANFQQGFVPTIGALGGLATAVAIGVLLFKLGVKINIRQFFQVMGVFLVLIVAGLVVSTLTHFDDAIANLALSSRASESLCFYYERFTKIHSCILGPLVWNTQKILPDEQFPGIVLKSLFGYREHLYLIQALGYLIFLLTVGGLYFRSLNSGAMKSSKNLSVAKR
- the cobW gene encoding cobalamin biosynthesis protein CobW → MATKIPVTVITGFLGSGKTSLIRHLLQNNQGRRIAVLVNEFGELGIDGELLKSCQVCPEDETEGSNIFELTNGCLCCTVQEEFYPTMQQLLKRRDRIDCIVIETSGLALPKPLVKAFRWQEIRNAATVDAVVTVVDCAAVASGTFASDLEAIASQRQADDSLEHETPLQELFEDQLACADLVVLSKTDLIDEKTKSQVEELVKQELPRVVKIVESDRGQLDPSILLGLQAAVEDNLDSRPSHHDTEEDHDHDEDIISTHLILDQAFDPEQLQQKLQAIANQQEIYRIKGFVSVPNKPMRLVMQGVGTRFDQFYDRLWQPAEARQTRLVFIGRDLDANEIKSQLLGESTVIFHGE
- the purB gene encoding adenylosuccinate lyase, with the protein product MIERYTLPEMGNLWTEAYKFKTWLQVEIAVCEAQAELGYIPSDAVEEIKAKADFDPQRVLEIEAEVRHDVIAFLTNVNEYVGDAGRYIHLGLTSSDVLDTALALQLVASLDVLAQRLEDLIQVIRQKAREHRYTVMIGRSHGIHAEPITFGFKLAGWLAEVLRHQQRLQILRETIAVGKISGAVGTYANIEPRVEAIACAKLGLKPDTASTQVISRDIHADFVQQLALIAASIERFAVEIRNLQKTDVLEVEEFFSKGQKGSSAMPHKRNPIRSERLTGMARLIRSHAGAALEDVALWHERDISHSSVERVVLPDACILTHFMLKEVTDLVKNLLVYPENMARNLNCYGGVVFSQKVLLALIDKGLNREEAYAIVQQNAHAAWNKPEGNFHDLISQDARVTQKLSPAELAVCFDPQQHLKHLEQIYHRLDI
- the aspS gene encoding aspartate--tRNA ligase, whose protein sequence is MRTHYCGELRKENIGETVTLYGWVDRRRDHGGVIFLDLRDRSGTVQIVSDPQRTPNSYEQANALRNEYVVEITGRVTQRPEESLNTRIPTGEIEIYADKIALLNGVRKQLPFQVSSADTESVREDLRLKYRYLDLRRDRMARNMQLRHQVVKSMRRYLEDVEGFMEIETPILTRSTPEGARDYVLPSRVNPGEWFALPQSPQLFKQILMVSGMDRYYQIARCFRDEDLRADRQPEFTQLDMEMSFMSQEEIIELNEKLVCHIFKTVKGIELHRPFPRLTYAEGMERYGSDKPDTRYGLELVNVSDVMKDSGFKVFREAVANGGIVKILPIPNGNEQISNVRIKPGGDLFKEASEAGAKGLAFIRVREDGEIDTIGAIKDNLTDAQKQEILQRTDAKPGHLLLFGAGDAVTVNKTLDRLRQAIAKEFGLIDPDKINLLWIVDFPMFEWNADEKRLEALHHPFTAPHPDDLHDLKTARAQAYDLVFNGFEVGGGSLRIYQRDIQEQVFENIGLSPEEAQNKFGFLLEAFEYGTPPHGGIAYGVDRLVMLLAEEESIRDVIAFPKTQQARCLLTDAPSSVDVKQLKELQVTSTYKPKPS
- a CDS encoding bile acid:sodium symporter family protein, which gives rise to MEASFLSAVVLPIALAIIMLGMGLSLVPEDFQRVKKYPKAVSIGLISQLVFLPMIGFVIAKVVPMQPAIAMGLMIVALCPGGVSSNIITFLAKGDVALSVTLTAFSSVITVFTIPVLGNLAYQHFIGQTAAIALPIGATIVQIFLMTLLPIGLGMGVRQIFPEMARRLEKVTSSLAVALLAAIILVLIIREWNRIPGFILQVGVGVVLLNTISMLVGFYVSKLFNLNSPQQICIAIEVGIQNGTLAIAITAGLLNNPEMAIPAAIYSLFMNVTGLIAISYGRKLAATKSLQQPLESKV